A single window of Oerskovia paurometabola DNA harbors:
- the tsaE gene encoding tRNA (adenosine(37)-N6)-threonylcarbamoyltransferase complex ATPase subunit type 1 TsaE, with amino-acid sequence MTDLTFDLPDADATRAFGLALARELRAGDLVMLTGDLGAGKTTLTQGIGTGLGVRGQVASPTFIIARVHPPLADGPYLVHVDAYRLGSLDEVEALDLDASLDESVTVVEWGQDLVESLAEDRLEITIERPRGGVDTSATHEAARSGETDEPIDPDDEDESPEAGVRHVTVRALGDRWAEVARLADGLRAAVEAAAEHAAADPAAGGSAQDLAAHRPTDQ; translated from the coding sequence ATGACCGACCTGACCTTCGACCTGCCCGACGCGGACGCGACCCGCGCGTTCGGCCTGGCGCTGGCGCGCGAGCTGCGCGCCGGAGACCTCGTGATGCTCACGGGCGACCTGGGCGCGGGCAAGACGACGCTGACGCAGGGCATCGGCACGGGGCTGGGGGTGCGCGGCCAGGTCGCGTCGCCGACCTTCATCATCGCGCGCGTCCACCCTCCGCTCGCGGACGGCCCGTACCTGGTCCACGTCGACGCCTACCGGCTCGGCTCGCTCGACGAGGTCGAGGCCCTCGACCTCGACGCGAGCCTCGACGAGTCGGTCACGGTCGTCGAGTGGGGGCAGGACCTCGTGGAGTCGCTCGCGGAGGACCGCCTGGAGATCACGATCGAGCGCCCTCGGGGTGGTGTCGACACGTCTGCCACGCACGAGGCGGCCCGGTCCGGCGAGACCGACGAGCCGATCGACCCGGACGACGAGGACGAGTCGCCCGAGGCCGGCGTCCGGCACGTGACCGTGCGGGCCCTGGGCGACCGGTGGGCCGAGGTCGCTCGCCTCGCCGACGGGCTGCGTGCGGCGGTCGAGGCCGCTGCGGAGCACGCCGCTGCGGACCCGGCCGCCGGTGGCTCGGCCCAGGACCTGGCCGCGCACCGGCCTACGGATCAGTAG
- the tsaB gene encoding tRNA (adenosine(37)-N6)-threonylcarbamoyltransferase complex dimerization subunit type 1 TsaB, which produces MAVLALDTSAAVAVALVGDGGERLAVRSADERRRHAETLAPLISEVLAEAGVDRTALTAVVAGTGPAPFTGLRVGLVTARTLALSLGIPAFGVSGLDAIAAQAVSDLGLTPGEEVLATADARRREVYWARYRVVAHEGPHATPVVELVAGPDVGPAAGLADQAEGAVVVGEGAALYPDDLPLAEDAPLVPDAVVLARLAIARRDAGLDQPTEPLYLRRPDVQEPAARKRATDAPAADRKASGA; this is translated from the coding sequence GTGGCAGTTCTCGCGCTCGATACGTCAGCCGCCGTCGCGGTCGCCCTCGTCGGGGACGGCGGTGAACGGCTCGCTGTGCGCTCGGCGGACGAGCGCCGTCGGCACGCCGAGACCCTGGCCCCGCTCATCAGCGAGGTGCTCGCCGAGGCCGGGGTGGACCGTACCGCGCTGACGGCCGTCGTCGCGGGTACGGGACCTGCACCCTTCACGGGCCTGCGGGTCGGGCTGGTCACGGCGCGCACTCTCGCGCTGTCGCTCGGCATCCCGGCGTTCGGTGTCTCGGGGCTCGACGCGATCGCCGCGCAGGCCGTGAGCGACCTGGGGCTGACCCCGGGTGAGGAGGTCCTCGCGACGGCCGACGCGCGCCGGCGCGAGGTCTACTGGGCGCGCTACCGCGTGGTGGCGCACGAGGGACCGCACGCGACGCCGGTCGTCGAGCTCGTCGCCGGCCCGGACGTGGGGCCGGCCGCAGGACTGGCCGACCAGGCCGAGGGTGCCGTGGTCGTGGGTGAGGGCGCCGCGCTCTACCCCGATGACCTGCCGCTCGCGGAGGACGCCCCCCTCGTCCCCGACGCGGTCGTGCTGGCGCGGCTCGCGATCGCGCGCAGGGACGCAGGCCTCGACCAGCCCACCGAGCCGCTGTACCTGCGCCGCCCGGACGTCCAGGAGCCCGCGGCCCGCAAGCGCGCGACCGACGCCCCTGCGGCGGACCGGAAGGCGAGCGGGGCGTGA
- the rimI gene encoding ribosomal protein S18-alanine N-acetyltransferase — protein sequence MSAHYEVKLRPLRAADLPRVVRLEQELFGPSAWTYGMLAEELGALGRWYVAAEPVRIYAAGPQELVGYAGLWFDGDVTQIMTIGVDPQYHHLGIGSVLLTALIDRSRQVGASAVLLEVAVDNDAALAMYGKFGFEQLGIRKRYYQPEDVDAYTMRLELTDDSVETAPAAGERDALPDEPGVA from the coding sequence GTGAGCGCCCACTACGAGGTCAAGCTGCGCCCGCTGCGCGCGGCGGACCTGCCGCGCGTCGTGCGCCTCGAGCAGGAGCTGTTCGGCCCGAGCGCCTGGACGTACGGGATGCTGGCCGAGGAGCTGGGCGCGCTGGGCCGCTGGTACGTCGCGGCCGAGCCCGTCCGGATCTACGCGGCCGGACCCCAGGAGCTCGTCGGCTACGCGGGGCTGTGGTTCGACGGTGACGTCACGCAGATCATGACGATCGGGGTGGACCCGCAGTACCACCACCTGGGCATCGGGTCGGTGCTCCTGACGGCGCTGATCGACCGTTCGCGCCAGGTGGGTGCGAGCGCGGTCCTGCTGGAGGTCGCGGTCGACAACGACGCGGCGCTGGCCATGTACGGCAAGTTCGGCTTCGAGCAGCTCGGCATCCGCAAGCGGTACTACCAGCCGGAGGACGTCGACGCCTACACGATGCGCCTCGAGCTGACAGACGACTCCGTCGAGACCGCTCCCGCGGCCGGCGAGAGGGACGCGCTCCCTGACGAGCCGGGCGTCGCGTGA